From Micrococcus porci, one genomic window encodes:
- the rpmC gene encoding 50S ribosomal protein L29 → MAIGTKDLNVESLDGMDNARLLEALKSSKEELFNLRFQAATGQLEDSSRLKAVKRDIARIYTILRERELGIRGDVETAGAEKNEEAAK, encoded by the coding sequence ATGGCCATCGGTACCAAGGATCTGAACGTCGAGTCCCTGGACGGGATGGACAACGCCCGTCTGCTGGAGGCCCTGAAGTCCTCCAAGGAGGAGCTGTTCAACCTGCGCTTCCAGGCCGCCACCGGCCAGCTGGAGGACTCCAGCCGCCTGAAGGCCGTCAAGCGCGACATCGCGCGCATCTACACGATCCTGCGCGAGCGTGAGCTCGGCATCCGTGGTGATGTCGAGACGGCCGGCGCCGAGAAGAACGAGGAGGCTGCCAAGTGA
- the rplF gene encoding 50S ribosomal protein L6 encodes MSRIGRLPITVPSGVDVTIDGARISVKGPKGQLEHTLPSPITATLEEGQVIVARPDDERESRSLHGLSRTLINNMVLGVTEGFTKALEVVGTGYRVQAKGQDLEFALGYSHPVPVKCPEGISFTVEGNKVTVAGIDKQKVGETAANIRKLRKPDPYKGKGVRYAGEQIRRKAGKAGK; translated from the coding sequence ATGTCGCGAATCGGACGTCTCCCGATCACCGTTCCCAGCGGCGTCGATGTGACCATCGACGGCGCCCGCATCTCCGTGAAGGGCCCCAAGGGCCAGCTGGAGCACACGCTCCCGTCCCCCATCACGGCCACCCTCGAGGAGGGCCAGGTCATCGTGGCCCGCCCCGACGACGAGCGTGAGTCCCGCTCCCTGCACGGCCTGTCCCGCACCCTGATCAACAACATGGTGCTGGGCGTGACCGAGGGCTTCACCAAGGCCCTCGAGGTCGTCGGCACCGGCTACCGCGTGCAGGCCAAGGGCCAGGACCTCGAGTTCGCCCTGGGCTACTCCCATCCCGTGCCGGTGAAGTGCCCCGAGGGCATCTCCTTCACCGTCGAGGGCAACAAGGTCACCGTGGCCGGTATCGACAAGCAGAAGGTCGGCGAGACCGCCGCCAACATCCGCAAGCTGCGCAAGCCCGACCCGTACAAGGGCAAGGGCGTGCGCTACGCGGGCGAGCAGATCCGCCGCAAGGCCGGAAAGGCAGGTAAGTGA
- the rpmD gene encoding 50S ribosomal protein L30, whose protein sequence is MLQTTRKNIQPSDATLVITQTRGVTGTKQNQRDTLRSLGLKRIGHQVTRKADAATVGMVNTVPHLVSVEEVNHG, encoded by the coding sequence GTGCTGCAGACCACCCGTAAGAACATCCAGCCCTCGGACGCCACCCTGGTGATCACCCAGACCCGCGGCGTGACGGGGACCAAGCAGAACCAGCGCGACACCCTGCGCTCGCTCGGCCTCAAGCGGATCGGCCACCAGGTCACCCGCAAGGCCGACGCGGCGACCGTGGGCATGGTCAACACCGTGCCGCACCTGGTGTCCGTGGAGGAGGTCAACCATGGCTGA
- the rpsE gene encoding 30S ribosomal protein S5 codes for MTETNDQKDTQVSETTETTVSETSAGSAGQSTERSGGRGGRDGGRGGRDGDRRGGRRDDRNRRGAQEDEKDAFLERVVAINRVSKVVKGGRRFSFTALVVVGDGDGTVGVGYGKAKEVPAAIQKAVEEAKKSFFRVPRVGSTIPHLVQGEDAAGVVLLRPASPGTGVIAGGPVRAVLECAGIHDVLSKSMGSANAINIVRGTVDALKRLEEPQAVAARRGKALDEVAPHAMLRTMENDRASKGAQKAGV; via the coding sequence GTGACCGAGACCAACGATCAGAAGGACACCCAGGTGAGCGAGACCACCGAGACCACCGTGTCCGAGACCTCCGCGGGCTCGGCCGGCCAGTCCACCGAGCGCTCCGGCGGCCGTGGCGGTCGCGACGGCGGCCGTGGCGGCCGTGACGGGGATCGTCGTGGCGGCCGCCGCGACGACCGCAACCGTCGTGGCGCCCAGGAGGACGAGAAGGACGCGTTCCTCGAGCGCGTCGTCGCGATCAACCGCGTCTCCAAGGTCGTCAAGGGCGGCCGCCGCTTCTCCTTCACCGCCCTCGTGGTGGTGGGTGACGGCGACGGCACCGTCGGCGTCGGCTACGGCAAGGCCAAGGAGGTGCCCGCCGCGATCCAGAAGGCCGTGGAGGAGGCCAAGAAGTCCTTCTTCCGCGTGCCGCGCGTCGGCTCCACCATCCCGCACCTCGTGCAGGGTGAGGACGCCGCCGGCGTCGTGCTCCTGCGTCCGGCCTCCCCGGGTACCGGCGTGATCGCCGGCGGTCCGGTGCGCGCCGTCCTCGAGTGCGCCGGCATCCACGACGTGCTGTCCAAGTCCATGGGGTCCGCCAACGCGATCAACATCGTGCGCGGCACCGTGGACGCCCTGAAGCGTCTGGAGGAGCCCCAGGCCGTTGCCGCCCGCCGTGGCAAGGCCCTGGACGAGGTCGCCCCTCATGCGATGCTTCGCACGATGGAGAACGATCGCGCCTCCAAGGGCGCTCAGAAGGCAGGTGTGTGA
- the rpsH gene encoding 30S ribosomal protein S8, producing MTMTDPVADMLTRLRNANSAYHDTVSMPSSKLKVRVAEILKAEGYIQDWREEEAEVGKKLTIDLKFGPQRERAIAGLRRISKPGLRVYAKSTNLPHVLGGLGIAILSTSSGLLTDRQASQKGVGGEVLAYVW from the coding sequence ATGACCATGACCGATCCCGTCGCAGACATGCTCACCCGTCTGCGCAACGCAAACTCGGCCTACCACGACACCGTGTCCATGCCCTCCTCGAAGCTCAAGGTCCGCGTGGCCGAGATCCTCAAGGCCGAGGGCTACATCCAGGACTGGCGTGAAGAGGAGGCCGAGGTCGGCAAGAAGCTGACCATCGACCTCAAGTTCGGCCCGCAGCGTGAGCGCGCGATCGCCGGCCTGCGCCGCATCTCCAAGCCGGGCCTGCGCGTGTACGCGAAGTCCACGAACCTGCCCCACGTGCTGGGCGGCCTCGGCATCGCCATCCTGTCCACCTCCTCCGGTCTGCTCACGGACCGTCAGGCGTCCCAGAAGGGCGTGGGCGGAGAAGTCCTCGCCTACGTCTGGTGA
- the rplE gene encoding 50S ribosomal protein L5, producing MTEVQQTEKVTPRLKTKYREEIRASLQEQFEYANVMQVPGLVKVVVNMGVGEAAKDSKIIDGAIADLTAITGQKPMVTKARKSIAQFKLREGMPIGTHATLRGDRMWEFLDRLVTLALPRIRDFRGLSDRQFDGNGNYTFGLSEQTVFHEIDQDKIDRVRGMDITVVTTAKNDDEGRALLKALGFPFKTDK from the coding sequence ATGACCGAGGTGCAGCAGACCGAGAAGGTCACGCCCCGTCTGAAGACCAAGTACCGCGAGGAGATCCGCGCCTCGCTGCAGGAGCAGTTCGAGTACGCGAACGTCATGCAGGTGCCCGGCCTGGTGAAGGTCGTCGTCAACATGGGCGTCGGCGAGGCCGCGAAGGATTCGAAGATCATCGACGGCGCCATCGCGGACCTCACCGCGATCACCGGCCAGAAGCCGATGGTCACCAAGGCCCGCAAGTCCATCGCGCAGTTCAAGCTGCGCGAGGGCATGCCGATCGGCACCCACGCCACCCTCCGTGGCGACCGCATGTGGGAGTTCCTGGACCGCCTCGTCACGCTCGCGCTGCCGCGCATCCGTGACTTCCGCGGCCTGTCCGACCGCCAGTTCGACGGCAACGGCAACTACACCTTCGGCCTGTCCGAGCAGACCGTGTTCCACGAGATCGACCAGGACAAGATCGATCGCGTGCGCGGCATGGACATCACCGTGGTGACGACCGCCAAGAACGACGACGAGGGCCGCGCGCTGCTGAAGGCGCTGGGCTTCCCGTTCAAGACCGACAAGTAA
- the rplR gene encoding 50S ribosomal protein L18, translating to MSTLKVKGKGKFNARTRRHLRVRKRISGTAVRPRLVVNRSARHMFVQVVDDTQSRTLAYASTMEADVRAFDGDKTAKAKRVGELVAERAKAAGIEAVVFDRGGNKYHGRVAAVADGAREGGLQL from the coding sequence ATGTCCACGCTCAAGGTGAAGGGCAAGGGCAAGTTCAACGCCCGCACCCGCCGCCACCTCCGGGTGCGCAAGCGGATCTCCGGCACCGCCGTCCGTCCCCGTCTGGTCGTCAACCGCTCGGCACGCCACATGTTCGTGCAGGTCGTGGACGACACCCAGAGCCGCACGCTGGCGTACGCCTCCACCATGGAGGCCGACGTGCGCGCGTTCGACGGTGACAAGACCGCCAAGGCCAAGCGCGTGGGCGAGCTCGTCGCCGAGCGCGCGAAGGCCGCCGGCATCGAGGCCGTCGTGTTCGACCGCGGCGGCAACAAGTACCACGGTCGCGTCGCGGCCGTGGCCGACGGCGCCCGCGAGGGAGGGCTGCAGCTGTGA
- the rplN gene encoding 50S ribosomal protein L14 codes for MIQQESRLKVADNTGAKEILTIRVLGGSGRRYAGIGDTIVATVKDAIPGGNVKKGDVVKAVVVRTRKQSRRPDGSYIRFDENAAVILKNDGEPRGTRIFGPVGRELRDKKFMKIVSLAPEVI; via the coding sequence GTGATCCAGCAGGAGTCGCGGCTCAAGGTCGCCGACAACACCGGTGCGAAGGAGATCCTGACCATCCGTGTTCTCGGTGGTTCCGGACGCCGTTACGCAGGCATCGGCGACACCATCGTCGCCACCGTGAAGGACGCCATCCCCGGCGGCAACGTCAAGAAGGGCGACGTCGTCAAGGCCGTGGTGGTCCGCACCCGCAAGCAGTCCCGTCGCCCCGATGGCTCGTACATCCGCTTCGACGAGAACGCGGCCGTCATCCTCAAGAACGACGGCGAGCCCCGTGGCACGCGCATCTTCGGCCCGGTGGGCCGCGAGCTGCGCGACAAGAAGTTCATGAAGATCGTGTCGCTCGCCCCGGAGGTGATCTGA
- the rplX gene encoding 50S ribosomal protein L24, whose protein sequence is MAKIKKDDLVQVLSGKDKGKQGKVLRVFPADERVLVEGVNRVTKHLRAGQNNNGSTEGGLQVVEAPIHISNVAVVDPETKKPTRVGYRFETVEKNGEQVTVKVRFAKASGKEL, encoded by the coding sequence ATGGCCAAGATCAAGAAGGACGACCTCGTCCAGGTCCTCTCTGGCAAGGACAAGGGCAAGCAGGGCAAGGTCCTGCGCGTGTTCCCGGCTGACGAGCGCGTGCTCGTCGAGGGCGTGAACCGCGTGACCAAGCACCTGCGCGCCGGCCAGAACAACAACGGCTCCACCGAGGGCGGCCTGCAGGTCGTCGAGGCCCCGATCCACATCTCGAACGTGGCCGTGGTGGACCCCGAGACCAAGAAGCCGACCCGCGTGGGCTACCGCTTCGAGACCGTCGAGAAGAACGGCGAGCAGGTCACCGTCAAGGTGCGCTTCGCCAAGGCCTCGGGGAAGGAGCTGTGA
- the rplO gene encoding 50S ribosomal protein L15, which yields MAENDAIKVHDLRPAPGAKTAKTRVGRGEGSKGKTAGRGTKGTKARYQVRAGFEGGQLPLQMRLPKLRGFKNPFRTEYQVVNLDKLSEMFPEGGEVTVETLVSKGLVRKNQPVKVLGTGEITSAVQMKADAFSASAIEKIKAAGGSAETV from the coding sequence ATGGCTGAGAACGACGCCATCAAGGTCCACGACCTGCGTCCGGCCCCCGGTGCCAAGACCGCCAAGACCCGTGTGGGTCGCGGTGAGGGCTCCAAGGGCAAGACCGCCGGTCGCGGCACCAAGGGCACCAAGGCGCGCTACCAGGTGCGTGCCGGCTTCGAGGGCGGCCAGCTTCCGCTGCAGATGCGTCTGCCGAAGCTGCGCGGCTTCAAGAACCCGTTCCGCACGGAGTACCAGGTCGTGAACCTGGACAAGCTCTCCGAGATGTTCCCGGAGGGCGGCGAGGTGACCGTGGAGACCCTGGTGTCCAAGGGCCTCGTGCGCAAGAACCAGCCCGTGAAGGTGCTGGGCACCGGCGAGATCACCTCCGCCGTGCAGATGAAGGCCGACGCCTTCTCCGCCTCTGCGATCGAGAAGATCAAGGCCGCCGGCGGCTCCGCCGAGACCGTCTGA
- the rpsQ gene encoding 30S ribosomal protein S17 gives MTEQTAAPVEERNYRKSLRGVVVSDKMDKTIVVEVEDRKKHALYGKVMKTSKRVKAHDEDNTAGVGDRVLIVETRPLSADKHFRLVEIVERAK, from the coding sequence GTGACCGAGCAGACCGCCGCTCCCGTCGAGGAGCGCAACTACCGCAAGTCGCTGCGCGGCGTCGTCGTCTCCGACAAGATGGACAAGACCATCGTCGTCGAGGTCGAGGACCGCAAGAAGCACGCCCTGTACGGCAAGGTGATGAAGACCTCGAAGCGCGTCAAGGCGCACGACGAGGACAACACCGCCGGCGTCGGCGACCGCGTGCTCATCGTCGAGACGCGCCCGCTGTCCGCCGACAAGCACTTCCGCCTCGTCGAGATCGTCGAGCGCGCCAAGTGA